One segment of Candidatus Thermoplasmatota archaeon DNA contains the following:
- the galU gene encoding UTP--glucose-1-phosphate uridylyltransferase GalU encodes MKAVIPAAGLGTRFLPATKSTPKEMLPVVDKPAIQYVVEEAVKSGIDDILIITGRGKQSIEDYFDISYELESTLRERNDRKKLEEIEKISDMADIHYVRQKKPLGLGHAIFRAKKHVDGDDFAVMLGDDIIFSEKPCIGQLIEQFNSHKSAVIAVGEVPMELVGRYGIADCRAIDNRLYEIVDMVEKPSREEAPSNLAVMGRYVFTSEIFDCIEKTEIGKGGEIQLTDAIKILNGRKKVYAYKFEGKRFDLGNKLDWIKTNIEAALIREEFREELIKFMREKVKEKNR; translated from the coding sequence ATGAAAGCTGTTATTCCTGCAGCCGGTTTAGGGACGCGTTTCCTTCCTGCGACCAAGAGCACACCCAAGGAAATGTTGCCCGTTGTCGATAAGCCAGCCATACAGTATGTTGTTGAAGAAGCCGTAAAATCAGGCATAGATGACATTTTGATTATCACTGGAAGGGGGAAGCAATCAATAGAGGACTATTTCGATATTTCATACGAGCTGGAAAGCACACTGAGGGAAAGGAACGACCGAAAAAAACTGGAGGAAATAGAGAAAATATCGGATATGGCAGACATCCATTATGTAAGGCAGAAAAAGCCACTTGGGTTGGGACATGCTATTTTCAGAGCAAAAAAACATGTTGATGGCGATGACTTTGCCGTAATGCTTGGAGATGACATAATTTTTTCCGAAAAGCCGTGCATCGGCCAGCTGATCGAGCAATTTAACAGCCATAAATCAGCAGTGATTGCAGTTGGAGAGGTACCGATGGAATTGGTTGGAAGATACGGAATCGCGGACTGCAGGGCAATAGACAACAGGCTATATGAAATAGTGGATATGGTGGAAAAGCCCAGCAGGGAGGAGGCACCGTCCAATCTTGCCGTCATGGGAAGGTACGTATTTACCTCTGAAATATTCGACTGCATAGAAAAAACAGAGATAGGGAAAGGAGGGGAGATACAGCTGACAGACGCAATAAAAATTTTGAATGGAAGGAAAAAGGTGTATGCATATAAATTCGAGGGAAAACGATTCGACCTGGGAAACAAACTTGACTGGATAAAGACGAATATAGAGGCTGCCCTGATAAGGGAAGAGTTTAGGGAAGAACTAATAAAATTCATGAGGGAAAAAGTAAAAGAAAAGAATCGCTAA
- a CDS encoding caspase family protein: MKRKAGLAGMICIVIAVMLLMPGNPLSFSRKTGEPVYQVNDKYMECLEQPSYQENKEKENLQYHNGISDQNGQPCKLYKTQNDDTEYWAVLIGAGIYDSHSDENRPSMLRAADEMHDLLLQSDYWQEDHIKVLKGKECTAVNIVEALRWLDEKDDENDISLVYITTHGFKGPDIPPFDESDGKDEYLATYWGFEYPVTCIWDDELNFLLSRLDSKGVAVIIDSCHSGGVGDSFSETEWIKGFAEDIQGNGRVILMSCGEDELSYGSYFTNYIVEGLKEGIADYNRDGMCSAEEAFEYAEPKILALAEIWGVEWHPQIYDGYEGELVLTPVQENINQKQTEDCGWGYLIDKRIKFAQGFVPSVGTLTKVKLYIWRLEENPPSLEVSIRKSLSGENLVTVNKPAHEIGRNLNWVEFDFSDINVDAGQTYYIVCETESEEYSYAWVFGAHNPYPQGAAWSQFTSGSWNKEKSEEWGYIDFCFITYGE; encoded by the coding sequence ATGAAAAGAAAGGCAGGTTTGGCGGGTATGATATGTATAGTAATAGCGGTTATGTTATTAATGCCCGGTAATCCATTATCGTTCAGTAGAAAAACGGGCGAACCAGTTTATCAAGTCAATGACAAATATATGGAATGTTTGGAACAACCATCTTATCAAGAAAATAAGGAGAAGGAGAATTTGCAGTACCATAATGGCATTTCAGATCAAAATGGCCAACCGTGCAAGCTGTATAAAACTCAGAATGATGACACTGAATACTGGGCTGTTCTGATAGGGGCTGGAATTTATGACAGCCATTCGGATGAAAACCGTCCGTCCATGCTAAGGGCAGCAGATGAGATGCATGATTTACTTCTACAATCTGATTATTGGCAGGAAGATCATATCAAAGTTCTTAAGGGTAAGGAATGCACGGCGGTTAATATCGTCGAGGCTTTACGGTGGTTGGATGAAAAAGATGATGAAAATGATATTTCTTTAGTTTATATCACAACACACGGTTTTAAAGGACCTGATATTCCACCTTTTGACGAAAGCGATGGCAAGGATGAATATCTTGCCACTTATTGGGGCTTTGAATATCCAGTTACATGCATATGGGATGATGAACTAAATTTTTTATTAAGCAGGCTTGATTCTAAGGGTGTTGCTGTCATTATCGACAGCTGCCACAGTGGAGGAGTTGGCGATTCATTCAGCGAGACAGAATGGATAAAAGGGTTTGCAGAGGATATTCAGGGAAATGGCAGAGTAATACTAATGTCCTGTGGAGAAGATGAATTATCATATGGTTCTTATTTCACCAATTATATAGTTGAGGGATTGAAGGAAGGAATTGCCGATTACAACCGGGATGGTATGTGTTCTGCTGAGGAAGCATTTGAGTATGCAGAACCAAAAATATTGGCACTTGCAGAAATATGGGGTGTTGAGTGGCATCCACAGATATATGACGGATATGAAGGAGAACTCGTTCTCACACCGGTACAAGAAAATATAAACCAGAAACAAACCGAGGATTGTGGATGGGGATATCTGATCGATAAAAGAATCAAATTTGCCCAAGGCTTTGTACCTTCAGTTGGTACTCTCACGAAAGTCAAGCTCTATATATGGAGATTGGAGGAAAATCCGCCAAGTTTAGAGGTCTCCATAAGAAAATCTCTTTCTGGTGAAAATTTAGTTACTGTTAATAAACCTGCTCATGAAATTGGAAGGAATTTAAACTGGGTTGAATTTGATTTTTCGGATATTAACGTCGACGCAGGACAGACATACTATATAGTATGTGAAACAGAAAGCGAGGAATACTCTTATGCTTGGGTTTTTGGTGCACACAATCCATATCCACAAGGAGCAGCATGGAGTCAGTTCACTAGTGGATCATGGAATAAAGAGAAATCCGAGGAATGGGGCTATATTGATTTTTGCTTTATAACATATGGAGAATAA
- the pgk gene encoding phosphoglycerate kinase, producing the protein MKLPTMDDVDIDGKTVLARVDINSPLDPETMEILDISRIKRIVPTVKELRDKKSKVVILAHQGRPGGWDFTGLEKHAAALSNEIGDEVRYVNDIYGKRARNAIKELKEGEVLMLDNVRKFDGEQEKKMPEDHSQSIMVHSLAPLADIFVNDAFAAAHRSQCSLVGFIPAMPSCAGRLMEKEIKTLAKIMERPERPSLFIFGGAKYSNAIKVINNLLERKVADKILLGGVPGSVFLKMKKASASETEEISKILHTFRDKIVLPVDVAIDDGGRKELLVSEMHELQPYDIQDIGGATIKAFTEGIDGASTVLISGPMGVFEKKEFEKGTRKVLEAIAASKSFSVIGGGHTVAAACKFGLADKISYVSTGGGSLEQFLMGGKLPVIDALERYRGRKC; encoded by the coding sequence ATGAAACTCCCAACGATGGACGATGTGGATATCGACGGAAAGACAGTTTTAGCAAGAGTAGACATAAATTCTCCTCTCGACCCGGAAACGATGGAGATACTGGACATATCCAGAATAAAGAGAATCGTGCCCACCGTGAAGGAGCTGAGGGATAAAAAAAGTAAGGTAGTTATACTCGCCCATCAGGGAAGGCCCGGGGGGTGGGATTTCACGGGGCTTGAGAAGCATGCTGCTGCTCTTTCAAATGAGATTGGCGATGAAGTGAGGTATGTGAATGATATATATGGCAAAAGGGCAAGGAATGCTATAAAAGAACTTAAAGAAGGGGAGGTATTGATGCTGGACAACGTAAGAAAATTTGACGGGGAACAGGAGAAAAAAATGCCCGAGGATCATTCCCAGAGTATTATGGTGCATTCTCTGGCGCCGCTCGCCGACATATTTGTAAATGATGCATTTGCCGCTGCGCATCGCTCCCAATGCTCTTTAGTGGGCTTTATACCTGCCATGCCATCATGTGCCGGAAGACTTATGGAGAAGGAGATAAAAACACTTGCAAAAATAATGGAAAGACCGGAGAGGCCGAGCCTTTTCATATTTGGAGGGGCAAAGTATTCCAATGCCATAAAGGTGATAAACAATCTGCTTGAGAGAAAAGTGGCAGATAAAATTTTGCTGGGGGGCGTACCTGGAAGTGTATTTCTTAAAATGAAGAAAGCGTCTGCATCGGAAACGGAAGAGATATCAAAAATTTTGCATACTTTCAGAGACAAAATCGTCCTGCCCGTTGATGTGGCAATCGATGATGGCGGTAGAAAGGAACTGCTCGTATCCGAAATGCATGAGCTGCAGCCGTACGATATACAGGACATAGGGGGGGCTACAATAAAAGCATTTACTGAAGGGATAGATGGTGCATCGACCGTGCTCATTTCAGGCCCGATGGGCGTATTTGAAAAAAAGGAATTCGAAAAAGGAACGAGAAAAGTCCTCGAAGCCATCGCCGCCTCAAAATCCTTCTCAGTGATAGGCGGAGGGCATACGGTTGCGGCAGCGTGCAAATTCGGATTGGCAGATAAAATCTCCTATGTCTCAACCGGAGGCGGTTCATTGGAACAATTTTTGATGGGGGGAAAGCTGCCAGTGATAGATGCTTTAGAAAGATATAGGGGGAGGAAATGTTAA
- a CDS encoding RNA-binding domain-containing protein, with amino-acid sequence MNIEIIVPVKNTEDSSKVKQALFNIFPDAVIEEKEGMLIGKAKSFENFKKLLEMQRIRDTVKVFLGKRVRNGTLSFKLNKEAAYAGKINFVIVSHPMGEIKVTIKEKNEEALEEFIDWLTEKE; translated from the coding sequence ATGAATATTGAAATCATTGTTCCGGTGAAAAATACTGAGGACAGCAGTAAAGTAAAGCAGGCTTTATTCAATATCTTTCCCGATGCGGTAATAGAAGAGAAAGAAGGAATGTTAATCGGAAAAGCGAAGAGCTTTGAAAATTTTAAGAAATTGCTGGAAATGCAGAGGATACGGGATACAGTAAAGGTTTTTCTAGGAAAACGTGTACGAAACGGTACGCTATCATTCAAATTGAACAAGGAAGCTGCTTATGCCGGAAAAATAAATTTTGTGATAGTCAGCCATCCAATGGGGGAAATAAAAGTAACGATAAAGGAAAAAAACGAAGAAGCCCTAGAAGAATTCATAGATTGGTTGACAGAAAAGGAATAA